In Providencia sneebia DSM 19967, one DNA window encodes the following:
- a CDS encoding Lrp/AsnC family transcriptional regulator yields the protein MLDKIDKKLLRLLQNDSGLSLSSLAESVNLTSTPCWKRLKRLEDDGYIRGRVTLLDGEKLGLGLTVIVMIKTQHHNSEWYEQFVTFVNQLPEVLMFYRMAGEYDYLMQVEVKDMKSYDLFYKKLVNGVHGLNDVTSSFAMEKIKYTTVLPIPE from the coding sequence ATGTTAGATAAAATTGATAAAAAATTACTTCGTTTGCTACAAAATGACAGCGGTCTATCGCTAAGCTCGCTTGCAGAATCAGTCAATTTAACATCAACACCTTGTTGGAAAAGATTGAAACGTTTGGAAGATGATGGTTATATTCGTGGCAGAGTCACATTGCTTGATGGCGAAAAATTAGGGTTAGGGTTAACCGTTATTGTGATGATCAAAACTCAGCATCATAACAGTGAATGGTATGAGCAATTCGTCACATTTGTTAATCAACTTCCTGAAGTATTAATGTTTTACCGCATGGCGGGTGAATACGATTATTTGATGCAAGTTGAAGTCAAGGACATGAAATCTTATGATCTATTTTATAAAAAATTAGTCAATGGCGTTCATGGGCTAAACGATGTGACTTCAAGTTTTGCTATGGAAAAAATAAAATATACAACAGTTTTGCCTATTCCTGAATAA